AAGTTTCcatcgctctgataccaaatgtaaAGAAGAGACAGCAAAAAGGCAACAGAACAGAAACAGAGCTCAAATATTCAGGGAACACTAAAAGAATTGTGTCTCGCATTCAATGAATTGAACCTccaaaaagaatatatacaacATGGTTACAGAGGAGCAAAGGGAGAAATTAGTTACAAAATTGTTACAAGGATGCGGTGAAAGATATTTCAGCAACCACTTGAAAGAGACAAAGGGGAATCATCAATTGTGCAGAATTGATGACTAGTACTTTTACAACTTCATAATTCATTAGTGCTGTAGATTattgttccttttctttagtAAGGGTAACTGTCTTTAACAGGGAGAGATGGTGAGAATTTCCCCACGAAGCAGATAACACAAACTTGGTCGCTAAGTTTTTCCCATCATTTTTCTTAAGATGGAAGTTGCCGTAGAAATGACGCTTTCGGTTCAAATGTACAACCCCATTAACCAAAAGATACCTTTCCCACAGAAGCAAGAAAGTTCCAACAATCTCATTAAATCCACAATCCCCTTTCGAATAAATGTTCCATTCGAAGGGTGAAAAGAAAAGCAGTACAGTATTTCCTTGGAAACAGCTAAAAAGTTAAGACGACTAGATGCCCTGACGGCCAGTCTTCTTCGTCCATACAAAATTTCCCACGATGGTGAGCAGAAAAGTCTGCAGAAAACTAGAATCAGCAGACGCTCTGCTCGAACGGATAGAATTTCTCGGCTGCGATGAGGTCTCCAGGATCTACTTTCCGGATGAAGATCCCTTGAATCGAGTGGTAACGAAGGGACTCAAGAAGGGATATATCGTGAACTACAGCGAGTGGGAGGAGATTCTGCTGGTGGGTGAGGGagatttctccttttctctggGTTTGGCTAGAGCCCTCGGAGATGGAACAAACATGATCGCTACATCTTTGGATAGACCAGGTACCAACCTcagtcttcttctttctcttctctctatCCCACTCTGGCAGATGAACACCTCTGCTTGGCTTCCGCAATAGCACTGGAGCTTGGAAAACCTTTCACACTTAATAGAGTTGCAAATCTCCATAAAAATGCTCATATATTCTTTACATGCGAGCAAGCAATGTGCCAATTCGCCTGGTTCTGCTGCGAGAGTTGCGATACGCTAGCAGAGCACATTTTCGAAGGTTGGCACAAGCCAATTTTGTCATGATCAAGCCAACGTTCCATTTTATATGGGAAATGGTTGAACTACTGTAATTTGTTCTGGTAACCAGCAAAACGCAGTTATGTTTTTGAGGAAAATGTTCTTGAgagggaagaagggagagagaaagatgacaGCAGGTAAATCTGCTTTCTATTTAAAACAGAATAACAATGAAATTCCTTAGTACAATGACCTTTTTATTTCAAACTCTTAAAAATGGACAGcttttaatttgttgtttaaTACTCTTGCTTGTTTTATAGTGAGAACTTTGGTAAATCACTCTATATAATTCTCATATTTACTCATTTCAGGTTAAACAGTCTTTACAGTACATGCACGTCTTCTAACTTTTGGAATAAATGTTATTGTGATGTATTTTCTCAACTGTTGCGCAGACAATCTCCACAGAAAGTACAGTAATGGTATAGAGAACGTAAGAGAACTAAGGGCACTAGGATGCAGAGTGCTGCATGGCATCGCTGTGAGATGGATGAGCAGGCATGCCTTCCTCCAATCCAAAAAATTTCATAAGATTGTCTTCAATTTTCCATACGCAAACCTTCGATTTCCGGATGAATGCGAGAAGCAGATCAGGCAAGCGGTTTCATAATTTCctactgtctctctctcattcatatatatatatagatatatatatttcatttcatggCATGAAATATACGTGGCAGGCTACACCGGGACTTGATGAAAGGCTTCTTCTCCAATGCAAGAGCGCTGCTAGCTGAGGGTGGTGAAGTTCATGTTTCGCACAAGCTGACGTACCCATATGATGAATGGCATGTGGAAGAGATAGCAGAACATAATGGGTTACAATTGATTAAATGTGTTCCGTTTCGGATCAGTGACTACCCAGGTTACAGCAACAAGAGGGGATACGGAAATGATGGATTGTCTGATACATCTTTTCCTTTAGGAGCGAGCGGCACCTTCAAGTTCACAGCAGCTGATCAGAACTCTGTCCGTCCGCGACCTACGCCGACGTGCTTCCCTGTCATCTGCCGTCGCCGGAAAATATCGAAGAGAGAGGTTGTATGAGAATTGGTTGAATGTGCATTGTCTTGGATAGAGGAAATAGGATTCCAACAAGAAGAGGATCATACAGGAAAAAATGGATCGATTGGTGCAACTTTCTTATGATGAGTGAGTTAGATCTTCAAATTAGTCATAAGAAGTTGATCATCACCTTCAATTGGTAATCAGTTGCTGTCTTCGGTGCCGACACCAATGGCGGCATCAAATTGCTGCAATGGCCATACAGGGGAAGAAGTGACTCTAGTTGAGTTTCTGAATCAATTGGTTTCCTTGGCAAAAACTCTGGTTGTCATTTTCTGTAAAGGGCTTTAACATGTCCATATATGAATTGCAAATTTAAGTGGTGTGCCATCCATTTCGATTTTTTTGATGCCAGTGATTTTATCATGCACATCAATTACAAAGAGGTTTCGATTAATTctaacaaaaatatatatccGCATCCTACTTTCCATAGTGTGGTGCACGAATCTAATCAAATGCGCACTCTGTGTCAAAGATCACCACTTAAAGAATTAAATACCTACAGTTTAAAGAATTATATATATCGAGGATATAACAGTGATTCGCTTTAAGTTTGGAGCTTTTCAGGATTCCCATATTTTccatttgcttttatttttttccttctttaactTGTACTAGATTTAGCCTCAAGGATTGTAGCGCAGCCTGACAACAAGATGGCTCAGCCTCACATTGAAGAAGCAAGTCCTTCAATATCCTGAAGCCAGAAACTTGGACACCACAAGCCAATTAGTTTTTATTCTTTGAagcaatttttttgaatgatatGTTTCACATCGCAAATGTGTGGTATCATGCTCACATTTATCTATaagattttaaaacttttcttatATTACTTGTATGCAAATTTTCACTGCTTTTCGTTTCTTCAATCTTCATATGAACTCTAACTCGGAAGAAGTTTCACTGACGGGAATCCATTCCACGTTAGTTCCCCTGCACGGACATTCAGtcaaaaacatcaataaagaTGAATGTTTACTGACGACTTTTccacgcttttttttttttgtaaaggaTAAATTTCAAATTGGAACGTATGAATATGCATTATGGTTGAATATATTGCGGGTTCAAAATGCATTGCTTCGTCGGTAAGGCTTACTGAATCAGAACGTGAATCCAGTCGGATGTGATTTTTCCAGTTATGAATCGTACCCGATTATGAAATGCTATAAAAGCAAGACCCTGAGGTTGATGATAGGCCGGCCAGCCTTTTTCAATGTCTACGTCACAGAGTCCGCTTTTTTCTATTTGACATGCTTCTTACTTAGGAGCTAAGGAGTCTCCTGGTTTTGTGGTCCTCAAATATGAGACTTTCTGCTTTTGCAGAAGCAAATGAGTCGGATGTTGGCCTTTGCTCATTAAGCAAATTGGTATTAGCTTATTGATATGGATCTCGATTCaaatctgaaaatgaaaaaggaggaaaaatcaATCATCGAATTAGTTTAAGAGAATAGTTCACAGTCGTATTTGAACATGTAAAGTCATGTCAATTTCATTGTAttgcaaaaaaattaagataaataGTATGAAAGACTTCATATTTAAGAAAGATATGGGTAGTTTCTGGATAAGATCAAACATTAGACTCGGATCGTATGTTCAGTGGGGGTTTCCACCGACTAGGTGCGAAGTCTTCaggaacctttttttttttttttcacaaaagaggaaaagaaagtttGGTGCCTATATTAATTACTACTAAAAGTCTGTCGatcatttgaaaatttgcttGCCGCAATAGAGCGCCTCCTTCCTCTTGCGCGCCTGTTCGGTCCCGGTTTCAATCGACgtacaactctctctctcactcactcactctctgTTTTGAATGATCGCTCCGATATTCTTGGTTTGTTTGATTCTATGCTGAGAAGCCTGTTCTCTCTTTGATCAGGGGAGCAGAGGGGAGGAAGGGAGGGGTTTGGGTTCTCCGACGGCGGGAGGAGATGGGTCAGAAGGAGCGAAAGAGGAAAGCAGCCTTCCCGCATGCTGCGGTGGTGGGCTTCCCGTCGCAGAATTCCGGTCCCTTGGCCGCGGTACCGCCGGGTTTCCTGACTCCCGGTTTGCCGTCGGCGTTCTCTGCCCTTTCTCTGTCCAATCTTCCCGAGATATGTGAGCACTCGGTTTCTTTTTGTAAAGTTCTTGTGTTTTTGTTCATGCAAGTATTACACATCTCCGGCTTGgctccttcttctttctctcctctctttccctctccctccttttACTCGCCTCTGTTGGCATATTCTGTCTGTTCggagattttcctttttctttcgaGTCTCATTTTGCCTCTTGTATATTCTACTTtggggtttttctttttctttttagtattAGTTAGCTTCTTTTAGCTgtttagattttcttttccaccATTTATACGCCAAGAGGCCAGCTGATGGACTTGAATGTTATGCGATACAACATGGgttcaaagagaaaacaaaggcCCTGaagttaaaagaagaaaatcgtGTAGAAGATTTTAGGACTCAAAGATTAAGAATTTAAGATACCAATAATTACCTTGTTCacaagtcttttttttcttttgttcggGTTACTGTCGCAGGAACTCAAGGCGAAGAATCTGTTTTGATTTAAAACCCATTTTGTGTTATACTCACTCAAAATAATCTGGTAAGCAGCTTCGGAGTTGTCTTGATCTTGTTCCTctgcttttccttcttctcttggttGGGGTTTGTTTTTTAGAGTGAGGTGATTCTAAAGTTGCATACATCCATGAAATGGGAATCATTTAACTAAAATCCTTTGATTTTGTTGTAATGCAGATGcggttttctttgaattttgtattcTGATGTCATGTTGCTGTATGCCTTTACTTCCACTTCTCCATCTTTTGGCCTTTTCGTTGTTTCAATAGGTTATTGTTGCTTGGTCATGTTTGTAGTCTAGGTGTTTTATAAATTCTAGTGCTAATTGAAGATCAGTCTTTCCGTCCATGACAGGTTATCCGAACTTAGGACTTCATACTGGGTATACACGTATTGGGCACTACTCTAGCTGCCACAGTATTCTCCTAGTTGGTGAAGGGGAtttctcattttctctaagCTTAGCAAAGGCTTTTGGTCATGCAAGTCATATGGTTGCTACTTCTCTTGAT
Above is a window of Nymphaea colorata isolate Beijing-Zhang1983 chromosome 8, ASM883128v2, whole genome shotgun sequence DNA encoding:
- the LOC116259126 gene encoding uncharacterized protein At4g26485-like; the protein is MVSRKVCRKLESADALLERIEFLGCDEVSRIYFPDEDPLNRVVTKGLKKGYIVNYSEWEEILLVGEGDFSFSLGLARALGDGTNMIATSLDRPDNLHRKYSNGIENVRELRALGCRVLHGIAVRWMSRHAFLQSKKFHKIVFNFPYANLRFPDECEKQIRLHRDLMKGFFSNARALLAEGGEVHVSHKLTYPYDEWHVEEIAEHNGLQLIKCVPFRISDYPGYSNKRGYGNDGLSDTSFPLGASGTFKFTAADQNSVRPRPTPTCFPVICRRRKISKREVV